Genomic window (Granulicella arctica):
AGAAGCAGGAATCCGCTGCGGTGCTGATCGTCTCGTCGGTCCTTGGGTTCACCCCCATGGCGATGACTGCCGTATATTCGTCGACCAAGGCCGCTCTTCACTCCTACGCTCAGTCCCTCCGATTCAAGCTCAGGCATACCCCGGTCCGTGTCCTCGAAGTCATTCCTCCCTGGGTCCGCACGGAGTTGCTCAACAGTAGCGAGGAGCCTCGCGCGATGCCTCTTGATGAGTTTCTCAAAGGAACGATGGTGGCGCTTGCGACCGATGCGGACGAGATCATGGTCCCGCATGCCAAGTTCCTTCGTGACCAGGCCGGCCCCAACGAGGCAGCTTTTGTGTCTTCCTTCAATGAGCAGCTTGAAGCACCCCATCCCTCAGCCGTCTAACGCCGGCTCTAAACATTCGCGTAGCACGCAACGGCACCACGGCAACCCAGGAGCTGACAATGAATGATCTATTGCAGAAAGCAGTTGATGCACACGGCGGTCTGAAACGTTGGAACGAGATCAGCAGCGTTAAGGTTGCTGCTTCGCTCACCGGCGCTATCTGGTTTGTGAAAAGCCAGGGCGATTATCTAAAGAACGTGGTGATGACTATGGATACCAAAACGGAACGGATCACCACAGACTTCCCAGGACAGGACAAACGCTTCCTCTTCACACCAGCGCGACTTGTGATGGAGAAGCGGGACGGCACCGTCCTTCTTGAGCGGAACGATCCCGAGAAGTCATTCGAGGGGCAGACCCGCGAGACTCCATGGGATGATCTTCATGTCGCGTACTTCCAGGGCGAGGCGCTTTGGACTTACCTGAATACGCCCTTTCTCTACACGCAACCCGGATTTGAAACCGAAGAAATTGCGTCCATT
Coding sequences:
- a CDS encoding SDR family oxidoreductase; its protein translation is MKTNGNVIFITGGGSGIGRGLAEALHRLGNKVIISGRRKGHLEKTLEANSGMDSVELDVTDPESIRRAAEELIAKYPTLNVLINNAGIMLIDDASTLVDDELVASTIGTNLMGPIRMTGALIEHLKKQESAAVLIVSSVLGFTPMAMTAVYSSTKAALHSYAQSLRFKLRHTPVRVLEVIPPWVRTELLNSSEEPRAMPLDEFLKGTMVALATDADEIMVPHAKFLRDQAGPNEAAFVSSFNEQLEAPHPSAV